One genomic window of Halobellus limi includes the following:
- a CDS encoding Lrp/AsnC family transcriptional regulator — MVHAFIMVKTGPGKSEQLVDSVRGLANVTEAHVVAGAYDIIAETDAEEVYEVLNASASDIQGLTGVTDTKTYIAMD, encoded by the coding sequence ATGGTGCACGCGTTCATTATGGTGAAGACCGGCCCGGGGAAGTCCGAGCAGCTCGTCGACTCCGTCCGGGGACTCGCGAACGTCACCGAGGCGCACGTCGTCGCGGGCGCGTACGACATCATCGCGGAGACCGACGCCGAGGAGGTCTACGAGGTGCTGAACGCGTCGGCGAGCGACATTCAGGGACTGACCGGCGTCACCGACACGAAGACCTACATCGCGATGGACTGA